The following coding sequences lie in one Arachis hypogaea cultivar Tifrunner chromosome 9, arahy.Tifrunner.gnm2.J5K5, whole genome shotgun sequence genomic window:
- the LOC112708911 gene encoding uncharacterized protein encodes MQFVDKKFGEFLMGLGIKQRFSSVEHRQTNDQVEAANKVILQGLKKRLDQKKGAWADKLASVLWSYRTTPHSSTEKTPFWLTYGVNAVIPVEVGEPSPWLLLSGVEKVVEKDLVDETMEMAHLSETALKQRTTL; translated from the coding sequence ATGCAGTTTGTGGACAAGAAATTTGGGGAGTTTCTTATGGGCTTAGGGATAAAACAGAGGTTCTCGTCAGTGGAGCACCGACAGACCAACGACCAAGTGGAAGCAGCGAATAAAGTCATCCTCCAAGGCCTTAAGAAACGACTTGACCAGAAGAAAGGAGCATGGGCAGACAAACTCGCATCAGTTTTATGGTCGTACAGGACAACACCGCATTCCTCCACCGAGAAGACGCCTTTCTGGCTCACCTACGGGGTCAATGCAGTGATCCCTGTGGAAGTGGGAGAGCCGAGCCCATGGTTACTCCTTAGCGGAGTCGAGAAAGTAGTGGAGAAGGATCTGGTTGACGAAACCATGGAGATGGCCCACTTGTCGGAGACAGCATTAAAGCAGAGAACAACCCTGTAG
- the LOC140175063 gene encoding uncharacterized protein, with translation MVYEQSIKFEFPVSNNQAEYEALIGGLLLAKEVEATRVEVNSNSQVVTSQINGTYQARDSLLQKYLERVKNLSEEFDEVMVQHIPREKNTRADLLSKLTSTNLEMGNRSLIQGLVKEPTVALCVTLADVVLSWIDPITDFLESGKLPDNHKTAKMLRREMAKYVIVHDQLFKRGLNQPVLKFLRPDQMDYVLREVHEGCCSHHIGGKALAWKLVRAGYFWPSTMSDS, from the coding sequence ATGGTATATGAGCAGTCCATCAAATTTGAGTTTCCGGTCtctaacaaccaagcagaatatgaagccctcaTTGGTGGCCTGCTCTTAGCCAAAGAAGTTGAGGCGACTAGAGTGGAGGTGAACAGCAACTCCCAAGTTGTCACATCCCAAATCAATGGAACTTACCAAGCTAGGGACTCCCTGCTGCAAAAATACTTGGAAAGGGTAAAAAATTTGAGTGAAGAATTCGACGAGGTCATGGTGCAACACATTCCAAGGGAAAAGAATACCCGAGCCGACCTCCTGTCAAAACTGACTAGTACTAACCTGGAAATGGGAAATCGGTCTTTGATCCAAGGATTAGTGAAAGAACCCACAGTTGCCCTGTGTGTGACTCTAGCAGACGTCGTCCTCTCATGGATCGACCCAATTACTGACTTCTTGGAAAGCGGCAAGCTCCCCGACAACCACAAGACCGCAAAAATGTTAAGGAGGGAGATGGCCAAGTACGTAATAGTACATGACCAGCTATTCAAGAGAGGACTGAACCAACCGGTGCTGAAATTCCTACGGCCCGACCAGATGGACTACGTATTAagggaagtccatgaggggtgttgTAGTCACCATATCGGGGGAAAAGCTTTGGCCTGGAAACTCGTTAGAGCCGGTTACTTTTGGCCCTCGACGATGTCAGACTCCTAG
- the LOC112710458 gene encoding U-box domain-containing protein 51 isoform X2 has product MVDFRKSASAKPKNTGGPTTVIAVTSGRKSQYAVQWAVEHILKKNSSCILIHVQTNRLYHQNGVGPSHCRPPTEEEWQRIFLPFRGLCARKGIVVTELVLQGANVTSALTQYVNENYISSVIVGASQWNSFIRKFKNTDVAASLAKSLADFCSIYVISKGKVQTIHPAGPAQNGKFTKAATVKGVATPDYFLNNSPQHINSLVKDATLSMTPSNFSPMEQSPTISFGGSSPQTDNDLEFAKSQVTSSKSKGVEEHEKAKLSRQKTVHAMENEENQGASSSAYIYKNIVPYRRYNIKEIEIATNYFDIDLKIGEGGYGPVFKGVIDNTDVAIKAVRPDISHGERQFNQEVQVLSTITHPNMVLLIGACPEFGCLVYEYMDYGSLEDRLFRKGNTPPIPWKIRFKIASEIATALLYLHQLKPEPLVHRDLKPANILLDRNYLSKIGDVGLARLVPPSVADKTTQYRLTKAAGTFCYIDPEYQQTGLLGVKSDIYSFGVMLLQIITAKPPMGLAHLVQSAIDAGSFEQVLDPSLNDWPVEDALSCAKLALKCCEMRKRDRPSLATVILPELNRLRDLR; this is encoded by the exons ATGGTAGATTTCAGAAAATCAGCATCAGCTAAGCCTAAAAATACTGGCGGCCCTACGACTGTGATCGCCGTGACCAGCGGCCGGAAAAGCCAATACGCCGTCCAGTGGGCCGTAGAACATATTCTGAAGAAGAATTCCTCTTGCATTCTCATTCACGTTCAGACCAATCGTTTGTACCACC AGAATGGTGTTGGCCCTAGTCATTGTCGTCCACCAACTGAAGAAGAATGGCAGCGGATTTTTCTCCCTTTCAGAGGGCTTTGTGCTCGAAAAGGG ATTGTAGTGACAGAGTTGGTGTTACAAGGCGCTAATGTTACAAGTGCACTTACTCAATACGTAAATGAAAACTATATTAGTAGCGTCATTGTTGGTGCTTCCCAATGGAATTCTTTTATAAG gaAATTTAAAAATACGGATGTGGCAGCTAGCTTAGCCAAGTCTTTGGCAGATTTTTGCTCAATATATGTTATATCGAAAGGAAAAGTCCAAACTATCCATCCAGCAGGTCCTGCTCAAAATGGTAAATTCACAAAAGCAGCAACAGTAAAAGGGGTAGCAACGCCagattattttttaaacaattcaCCTCAACATATAAACAG CTTGGTCAAAGATGCTACATTATCAATGACACCAAGTAATTTTTCACCAATGGaacaaagtccaacaatatccTTTGGAGGCTCTTCACCACAAACCGACAATGATCTTGAATTCGCAAAGTCACAAGTCACTTCATCAAAATCCAAA GGAGTGGAAGAGCATGAAAAGGCTAAGCTTTCAAGGCAGAAAACAGTGCATGCTATGGAAAACGAGGAAAATCAAGGAGCTTCAAGTTCTGCCTACATTTATAAAAACATCGTTCCATACAGAAGATACAACATTAAAGAAATAGAAATTGCAACTAATTACTTTGATATTGATCTCAAAATTGGAGAAGGTGGTTATGGACCAGTTTTTAAAGGAGTAATTGACAACACTGATGTTGCCATCAAGGCTGTGAGGCCAGATATAAGCCATGGGGAAAGACAATTTAACCAAGAG GTTCAAGTTTTGAGCACCATAACACATCCAAACATGGTACTCCTGATAGGTGCATGCCCAGAATTCGGATGTCTTGTGTATGAATATATGGACTACGGAAGTTTGGAAGATCGTTTATTCAGAAAAGGAAACACTCCTCCAATCCCATGGAAAATCCGTTTCAAAATAGCATCGGAAATCGCCACGGCCCTTCTCTACCTTCACCAACTAAAACCAGAGCCACTAGTCCACCGTGACCTCAAGCCAGCAAATATCCTCTTAGACAGAAACTATTTAAGCAAGATTGGCGACGTCGGTCTTGCCAGGCTCGTTCCGCCTTCGGTCGCTGACAAAACTACCCAGTACCGGCTGACGAAAGCCGCCGGCACATTCTGTTATATCGACCCGGAGTATCAACAGACAGGGTTGTTGGGTGTGAAATCGGACATATATTCATTTGGTGTGATGCTGCTTCAGATTATAACTGCAAAGCCTCCAATGGGGTTGGCTCATTTGGTTCAGAGCGCTATTGATGCTGGTAGCTTTGAACAAGTTCTTGATCCTAGTTTGAATGATTGGCCTGTTGAAGATGCTTTGTCTTGTGCTAAGTTGGCATTGAAGTGTTGTGAGATGAGAAAACGAGATAGACCCAGTCTTGCTACTGTGATTTTACCCGAGTTGAATAGGCTCAGAGATTTGAGATAG
- the LOC112710458 gene encoding U-box domain-containing protein 51 isoform X1: MVDFRKSASAKPKNTGGPTTVIAVTSGRKSQYAVQWAVEHILKKNSSCILIHVQTNRLYHQNGVGPSHCRPPTEEEWQRIFLPFRGLCARKGIVVTELVLQGANVTSALTQYVNENYISSVIVGASQWNSFIRKFKNTDVAASLAKSLADFCSIYVISKGKVQTIHPAGPAQNGKFTKAATVKGVATPDYFLNNSPQHINSLVKDATLSMTPSNFSPMEQSPTISFGGSSPQTDNDLEFAKSQVTSSKSKKKMEEELMKLKLELKKTNEQYGFFCKEVDSAHKGVEEHEKAKLSRQKTVHAMENEENQGASSSAYIYKNIVPYRRYNIKEIEIATNYFDIDLKIGEGGYGPVFKGVIDNTDVAIKAVRPDISHGERQFNQEVQVLSTITHPNMVLLIGACPEFGCLVYEYMDYGSLEDRLFRKGNTPPIPWKIRFKIASEIATALLYLHQLKPEPLVHRDLKPANILLDRNYLSKIGDVGLARLVPPSVADKTTQYRLTKAAGTFCYIDPEYQQTGLLGVKSDIYSFGVMLLQIITAKPPMGLAHLVQSAIDAGSFEQVLDPSLNDWPVEDALSCAKLALKCCEMRKRDRPSLATVILPELNRLRDLR, translated from the exons ATGGTAGATTTCAGAAAATCAGCATCAGCTAAGCCTAAAAATACTGGCGGCCCTACGACTGTGATCGCCGTGACCAGCGGCCGGAAAAGCCAATACGCCGTCCAGTGGGCCGTAGAACATATTCTGAAGAAGAATTCCTCTTGCATTCTCATTCACGTTCAGACCAATCGTTTGTACCACC AGAATGGTGTTGGCCCTAGTCATTGTCGTCCACCAACTGAAGAAGAATGGCAGCGGATTTTTCTCCCTTTCAGAGGGCTTTGTGCTCGAAAAGGG ATTGTAGTGACAGAGTTGGTGTTACAAGGCGCTAATGTTACAAGTGCACTTACTCAATACGTAAATGAAAACTATATTAGTAGCGTCATTGTTGGTGCTTCCCAATGGAATTCTTTTATAAG gaAATTTAAAAATACGGATGTGGCAGCTAGCTTAGCCAAGTCTTTGGCAGATTTTTGCTCAATATATGTTATATCGAAAGGAAAAGTCCAAACTATCCATCCAGCAGGTCCTGCTCAAAATGGTAAATTCACAAAAGCAGCAACAGTAAAAGGGGTAGCAACGCCagattattttttaaacaattcaCCTCAACATATAAACAG CTTGGTCAAAGATGCTACATTATCAATGACACCAAGTAATTTTTCACCAATGGaacaaagtccaacaatatccTTTGGAGGCTCTTCACCACAAACCGACAATGATCTTGAATTCGCAAAGTCACAAGTCACTTCATCAAAATCCAAA aaaaaaatggaggaagaattaatgaaattaaaactTGAACTAAAGAAAACAAATGAGCAATATGGATTTTTCTGCAAAGAAGTCGACTCTGCGCATAAG GGAGTGGAAGAGCATGAAAAGGCTAAGCTTTCAAGGCAGAAAACAGTGCATGCTATGGAAAACGAGGAAAATCAAGGAGCTTCAAGTTCTGCCTACATTTATAAAAACATCGTTCCATACAGAAGATACAACATTAAAGAAATAGAAATTGCAACTAATTACTTTGATATTGATCTCAAAATTGGAGAAGGTGGTTATGGACCAGTTTTTAAAGGAGTAATTGACAACACTGATGTTGCCATCAAGGCTGTGAGGCCAGATATAAGCCATGGGGAAAGACAATTTAACCAAGAG GTTCAAGTTTTGAGCACCATAACACATCCAAACATGGTACTCCTGATAGGTGCATGCCCAGAATTCGGATGTCTTGTGTATGAATATATGGACTACGGAAGTTTGGAAGATCGTTTATTCAGAAAAGGAAACACTCCTCCAATCCCATGGAAAATCCGTTTCAAAATAGCATCGGAAATCGCCACGGCCCTTCTCTACCTTCACCAACTAAAACCAGAGCCACTAGTCCACCGTGACCTCAAGCCAGCAAATATCCTCTTAGACAGAAACTATTTAAGCAAGATTGGCGACGTCGGTCTTGCCAGGCTCGTTCCGCCTTCGGTCGCTGACAAAACTACCCAGTACCGGCTGACGAAAGCCGCCGGCACATTCTGTTATATCGACCCGGAGTATCAACAGACAGGGTTGTTGGGTGTGAAATCGGACATATATTCATTTGGTGTGATGCTGCTTCAGATTATAACTGCAAAGCCTCCAATGGGGTTGGCTCATTTGGTTCAGAGCGCTATTGATGCTGGTAGCTTTGAACAAGTTCTTGATCCTAGTTTGAATGATTGGCCTGTTGAAGATGCTTTGTCTTGTGCTAAGTTGGCATTGAAGTGTTGTGAGATGAGAAAACGAGATAGACCCAGTCTTGCTACTGTGATTTTACCCGAGTTGAATAGGCTCAGAGATTTGAGATAG